In the genome of Stomoxys calcitrans chromosome 4, idStoCalc2.1, whole genome shotgun sequence, the window CTAAGCTCTTTTGGCTATGATGTAACGGTTATGGTGAGGGACATGATTTTACGCAACTTTGATCAACAAATGGTAAATATTATAAAGAGAAcaatggaagaaaaaggtgtaaagttTTTGCAACCCTGTTTCCCTATGGCTATTGAAAAGCGAGCCGATAATCGTTTTATGGTGCAATATAAAAACTCCAAAACAAACTTGGAAATAACGGATATTTTTGAAACTGTTATCTGGGCCATAGGTCGTAAACCATTGTTGGATTGTCTAAATTTAACAGCTGTGGGTTTGCAAGTGGAAAATGGCTTCATTATAGTTGATGCCAAGGAGCAAACTAATATTCCCAATATATATGCCataggagatatagccaaagGACGTCCTCAATTAACTCCGGTGGCCATAGCTGCTGGCAAGCTTTTGGCCCAAAGACTTTTTGCCAACAATCAAGAGAACATGAATTATCAGAATATTCCTACAACTCTTTTTACCCCAGTGGAGTATGCCTTTGTGGGTATGACTGAAGATTTTGCCTTGCATAAATTTGGCAATGAAAATGTAGAAATATATCACAGCTCATTTTGCCCTATGGAATTCCAAATGTCTGAAAAAGCGGACGATTTGTGTTAtataaaaattgtagctaaacgTGAAGGTCGACAAGAGATTTTGGGTTTACATTTCTTTGGTCCCAATGCAGGAGAAGTTATTCAGGGGTTTGCGGTGGCCATGAATTGTGGATTAACTGTGACGCAGCTATTCAACACTGTGGGTGTAAATGTCACCAATGCCCAGGAGATGACGAAAGCTTTTGTTACTAAGCGATCGGCTTTGAATCCagtgaaaatatttaattgtgattaaatttcttaaaaacagacattaaaaaaaaatttattttttcgcaaCAAtttcgctttgtttgtttgtttgtatgtttgtatgttccgtatagactcaaaaacggctgaactgattttcatgaaattttcacagttagTAGAGTTTGAgctcccggtgaaaatagggtactaaattttttgatatccgaaggggggcggaccctcccctttaccccaattttaaaaaatgccatatctcggagatgagtacaccgatttaagagaaattttgtatgcgaccttatggtacctcaaaatcacgaaattggtataaaatattAGGATCATAtatcctggggggacgccccatcccaaaatccactcgaacgggcatgtttaccgattgggacagtatgggtatcaaatgaaaagtatttcagattagagtaccaacttggtataaaaatttcaccctaaGTGTTCGGTGAGGTCCCCCACCtcaaaaaaaccccccaacaggataCTTTCgacgctttgggcaatatgggtttcaaatgaaaggtatttaagagaagagtacgaacttggtatataaATGTCACTTAGAGTGGTcaagggggtcccccacccaaaaaaaaaaaaaaaaaaacacccaataGGACACTTCACATCTGTCATAAAAATACGGTCCGAGGTGTCTACGCGGCCTCCCCAATTTCAAAAACCCTCAAAACAGGCATgcatgtccaacgtcacaaaatgggtatcaaatgaaaagtctttaggAGTTGATTATGAGTCTGGTATACACTTTTGGGACAGAGTCCGTGATCGGCCAACCCATTACTCTTCAagaggacgtgtagttcgatcgggatagtatgggattgaaaagaaaggtctacgacagtagagttcgaatctaataaaGATATAAGGGTTCAAGTATTTGGATCACGTTCCATCGTTCAACAGGACATGTaggacaataaaggactcaaataatttgtcttttgggtcttagcgtcgggtgGATCGACTCTCTTCTCCTcgcaattaaaacaaaacaaactgtTATGTAGGACGACCAAGAGgcggaagggggggggggggttattGGGTAGGGCAATTCTCCTCCCCCCATctgaccaaaaaaaaataattaaaaataatatatgaaggcccaTCAGGATAGAATATGTCAGCAAAAAAAgcaataaggctcaaatgaaataaatttgggACTAGAGaatcaatatgatatccacattgggacgAAATATGTGAAAGgacgtaccagcacccccaaacaggacttttttcccaactgtgccagtatagggctcatatCAAATAAGAGAGtggaagaaggcgcagcggagtaggccctgtccagctagttatataaaaaaattaatttatgtttgtttatttcttaTGTCCACTACCGAAATATGGCCCGGctaaacttagcacgatttaaATTGTTTTATCTGGTTCCGGTGTGCTTCCAAGCGACACCTCTTCGAAGAGTTTTACATTGGTGATACGGATTATAGATGTCCATATACCCAATTCCAGTTCTATATATTGCATCTCAAAGACCACTTGGCAATTCAGTTTGGGATAATTCAAATAGAAGACAACGTACTCATGGATCTGGTTGAGTATTGAATAAAAGATGGATTTTGGGACCGCCttccatcagaccacaacaccatgtagcattatatgtctgacaactgcagaatACAGCCAATGGATGAAATGCGGTTTTAGCCTCCAACTTTTGATAATGGCCtaagttatttttgtttttcgccACAATCCACTACTTCTCATCAACTTACTTTGCGAGGGAGTTTGAGCATTGAGCAATAGGTGGATTTTTGGAGCTATTTACACCAGACCATAATACCATATACCATCCCCatgggataactgtgagcaccacacagactggaacattgaggtccgatctgtgagGTGTTcaatgctgtcacgagaagcttagctgagagaTACCGgcgagtccacaggttgcggatagtggaatgctccaaacGGAGCAGCTGCAACGccgtcgcgaacaatcagcggtaccgaacggagagtctcagtgagaggccgggtggcaccggctcttgcacaaatactgagtgcctatgatgctcgatatgataagtTAGGTTATTGGCACCTTTGAATAACTACCGCGGCGATCCGTCCCTTGGGCCGGAACAAGCTTACTcacctacaagagcttgacaagattcgacacttccacatgaaaatgtggctacagcaAACACAACCATATAagattataggtctgacaactgcactaTACAGTCAATGGATGAGCCCCAAACTTTTGCCTAacttatatttaattttcgccacaacccaatatttcgcaTTACCTTCCTCTTTGGGGACATTATACAAAACGGAAACCAAGCTCTTGCTGCCGGAAATGTAATTGTGTGTTTTTCTCTCATACACTTTATTTCTTCCATAGTTGCTGCTTTTATACGCTCTTCATAAATTCACCCAGGATGCGTAGCCAAAAGTTGAACTATTCCTTTGTTCGCTTGTCTCGCCATTTTATTTCCTTTGGCATAAAGAAAAAATGTGAATGTACAAAAAATACCTTTGCTGCAACTCTAGCTGCCGGAGGTCCTTAggataaacataaaaaataagtcagggaaatgaatgaaaatttgtaCTCCAAAATAAGAGTACACTTCAATGAAGTAGAAGGGGCGAAAAAGCCAGACAACACAGGACGATGACTCAAATGCCCAGACTGGGATGATGGATAAATGTTAAGCATGGGCTCTTAAgagtctgtctgtttaaatgaAAACTGTTTTTGACATTGAAAGTAGTACTCCAATGGCCATATACAATAGAGCGGTAACATTGAGGAACTGAAGTTGAAAGAATGTTAAGAAATGATACGAAACATGCAATCCTTTGCACTTGTATAGAGCAACGATTAATGAACTACACGAAATAAGCCAacttaggattttttttataatttcattgTTGTGTAGCTAATATTTTGGCAGAGATAAAGAAAATCTGTAGCTGAGACTTACGTgactttttatttgatgtttTTGGCAAAAGGCACTGCCTAGGATATGGAACTCTTAGATGTAGTTGTGTATTGACTTTATGGCGAACATTTATTTGTATTGAAATCAACATTTAACTTCAACGCGGATTAAGGCTTACCTGAAATGAGAAGAATTCAAAAGGagattatatataaaataaaaaaaggttaAGTCAGTTATTAAGGTTAACGGCACATAAAATATGCCATAAAAATGAGATAAGATAGACAAATGTGGTAAAGAGGACAAATATGCTGCCCTACATGTAATGTATGTGATGGACAAAGGACTAAAAGGGTGCTTAGGTAAGGAAAGATTACAGTGGTTGTCTGCAGTCACATGAATATATTAGTCAGTTGATATGCTTCATGAAGGAaaataatggattttttttgtagctaaaatgcaaattttttcccatgatcattccactagggaacaagggcaaacttctcatatatcaatgactgcagtccaattcaagttttaagctcaatgataagggggctcctttttatagccgagtccgaacgacgtgccgcagtgcgacacctctttggagagaagtttaacatggcatagtacctcacaagtgttgccagcattaggaggggaaaaccacggttgaaatttttttctgattttctcgccaggattcgaacccaggcgttcagcgtcataggcggacatactaacctctgcgctatccCCTCccaatactatgccatgtaaaaacttatgcccaaagatgtgtcgcactacggcacgcagttcggacgcGGCTGAATGGGAAGGATAGTGCACTGAAGTCTACAGgatcgtgattagaccaatattaacTTCCGCCTCAGTAGTTTCGTAGACTGCGagggagaaaaaatgcaacgtaTGAATATTAcatcaggttcagagaacatgttgtcttggcatagacgatAAGGGTTTGGCGATTATTCCAGATGTCTGATCCATAGAGATACAGTATAAGGCAGCCACAGCTTTTAAGTTAATTAAGGATATAGGAGTGTGGGAGTGCATAGAAGATAGGAGCAGGCCATATAATCGCGggttaatcgaggcgacgataggaaagctAGATGGATTGGAAGAGGTTTCAGATCGGATACCTATgcaagacactgctgccagtggcgcaatcttggattgacggaaatcTGGTATTGCCATATGGTAGTTCATGCTacatggcaaatgcaaatttgcccatgaacattccattaaggaacagggacaaacttctcacatatcagtgagtgcggtccgattcaagtttaagctcaatgataagtagagatgggcgatgggtaaataccccaaaggtatttacccggtaaattgggtaaataccagtttatacccaaaagctgggtatttataattgttgggtataaaaacattttcaaaaaaaattttgatgatttcgtatcctttgtatataaacctgaccttcggatttttgttgtatatagtcgatatatagaccgatctccagacttaaagtcttgaggcagtAAATGGgttatttttcatcctatttcgatgaaattttaagtgtggttcagatcggactatatattatattttgttatattttatatagctgccctatagaccgaccacccaatctcccgatataggataTTGAAGCcaaaaaagatccatttattacacgaattcgatgaaatttggcaaaacgaGTCTAGTACAGTTCTAAACCTCTTCCCTtaatatcgtccagattggaccatttttggatatagctgccatatagaccgatctcccgatatagagtattgagtccacaaaaggagcatttttcatccgattttggattttgatgaaatttgaagcagtaagttttgatagacctcaatagggcagctatatccaaatatagtccgatctaaaccacacttcacagaaatgggtaaaGGTCTACtagaactcactgtgtcaaatttcatcaaaaacggatgaaaaattaccaatttgttGCCTCAAGATTTTATCGgcaatattttccgattttatgaTATCAGaaagtcaggtttatatacaaagaatacgaaattatCAAACATTgtttagaaaatgtttttattaccaagatatctgcaaaattataaataccgaaataaatacccaagaaagatatttattgggtatttacccagtagaaacccatctctaatgataaggggcttcctttttatagccgtatcTGCGCTACGAGTGCCAGAGTGAATCAAGGAGTCTACATTGAGCATCTAGAGATTGCAATTTGTTTTCGCCGTCTGCCGACGGAGATTCGGGCAATAACAGCATATGTGTGGTGGTATGGTAGTAAAGAAGGACGTCGCGTGTGAACATCATTACGGTAATAAAAAGGGGCTTTAACATAAACCAGGATGGTGAGGTCGCCAAAGATCTTGCAgtttaagaaggaaattaacgccatCTGTGAGCGTGGCAAGATCCACCATCGGTAAACTTaattaacctgaagcctttcgggacgacgtagtccgagttaagggcgtttGCGACGAATGCATCAAGCAgtgtggaacagtgagtttccAGCACGATATTCGtttattgcacaaaattttaataatctttacgttgcaaaaatttttgttgcttCCAGCCTGGCGTCATTTGCCGGACTTCGTTATTTCTATACTCTACAACACcacatggtattataactttgtgcacaCGTTTGCAACGTTTAGAAGGTGGAGAGCTAGagacattgataagtataccgatcagctTAGATCCACTTGCTgcttcaatttagctatgtccgtctctttgtccatgtattttgtgatcaaggtacaagtcgtatttgttgtccgattgtcataaaaCTTAACACAAGTCACCGCTCTGGgccaaggacaaacgcttttGATTTAAATATACCTCCAacgtatatctttcatccgatgttgcCTTTGAGGCTGTAGTAGCCagaattttggcccga includes:
- the LOC106091911 gene encoding thioredoxin reductase 1, mitochondrial-like, with the translated sequence MFQSDSNYDLIVIGGGSGGIACAREANSWGAKTIILDYVEPTPCGYKWGLGGTCVNVGCIPKKQMHRAAILKEDLIDAKFYGWNIMPDNEICLNWATLMEEVQNTIKSSNWTLKVELRLKKIDYMNGKASFVDRNTIKVKLQNGQERLVSGQHIVIAAGNRPVYPDIPGAREYGITSDDLFNRSRPPGKTLLVGAGYISMECAGFLSSFGYDVTVMVRDMILRNFDQQMRADNRFMVQYKNSKTNLEITDIFETVIWAIGRKPLLDCLNLTAVGLQVENGFIIVDAKEQTNIPNIYAIGDIAKGRPQLTPVAIAAGKLLAQRLFANNQENMNYQNIPTTLFTPVEYAFVGMTEDFALHKFGNENVEIYHSSFCPMEFQMSEKADDLCYIKIVAKREGRQEILGLHFFGPNAGEVIQGFAVAMNCGLTVTQLFNTVGVNVTNAQEMTKAFVTKRSALNPVKIFNCD